A region from the bacterium genome encodes:
- a CDS encoding retroviral-like aspartic protease family protein: MGLTKVTTKLTSLNIPHGTYEEIFLVDTGATDSMVPADKLEEIGVVKEGRMSYELADGTVKEYPYGLVRIEFMGETTAGRVIFGERDSEPILGVTALESVGIMVDPTTKTLKRLPAIPLK, encoded by the coding sequence ATGGGATTGACAAAAGTCACGACAAAACTTACGAGTCTCAATATCCCTCATGGAACATACGAAGAGATCTTTTTAGTAGATACCGGAGCCACGGACTCTATGGTTCCTGCTGACAAATTGGAAGAGATTGGAGTTGTCAAAGAGGGAAGGATGTCCTATGAACTGGCTGATGGAACTGTAAAGGAATATCCTTATGGTCTTGTTCGGATTGAGTTCATGGGTGAAACTACTGCTGGCCGTGTTATTTTCGGAGAACGTGATTCAGAACCTATCTTAGGTGTCACTGCATTAGAATCTGTGGGAATAATGGTTGACCCTACGACTAAAACCTTGAAAAGACTGCCAGCAATCCCACTGAAGTAA